One Gimesia aquarii DNA segment encodes these proteins:
- a CDS encoding HEAT repeat domain-containing protein, which translates to MRQLLTAGLLFGICLLASDFAMAQTPDIKLLITDLNSENEEKQALAAHTLGELGAISEPAVPALIRVVKGGSVASRSEAIIALGKIGPGAAAAVPELTKILRGHSVILKFNTLQALRLIGPASKPAAKQIATLLESNNSYIKVAAAWALWSIDPDNKSNLDQVIKVLLSSLDIPINEVRSDAAVALSEIGAPAVKPLLNKLKSEYKANHTDQCEQICDVIAQMGVQGEAAIPTLLKALKSENTDLVWRSAHALGAINAKPKKVVPALITLLNNTSPEIRAHAALALGDFGAKAKAAVPELIKLLSDSDLNVKLDAAAALGEIGPDASAAVPELSKAMQTGPTALTLNSASALAAIGEASVPTLKKLLDDNSPLKLLAAHVLGEIGGSSESAIPALLKLIDSPDANLRETAIISLGDIGPAAIKAEPQLLKIMETGTGKTRNTAVYALSKIGSKKALPLFKKYAAASDEDERFRLVCSWALVRANPTDPETVKAALPGLMKVLADENPVVRREAANAISLSGPLAESATPSLSQALKKEQDQRVVAELITALAEIGPPAASAIPLITPYLDSRDPILRVVATYAMARFGKLAKSVVPIMEKELAKHDEEENAVTLWALTKIDPSPARAKAAAPILTKLVTEHPDPNARLEAAISLGEFGINTPKIKAALETASKDQDPQVKQAAEAALKKLSS; encoded by the coding sequence ATGCGTCAGTTACTAACCGCAGGACTTCTTTTCGGAATTTGTTTGCTCGCTTCTGACTTTGCTATGGCGCAAACTCCTGATATCAAATTGCTGATTACTGACTTAAATAGCGAGAATGAAGAAAAGCAAGCGTTAGCCGCTCATACGTTAGGCGAACTGGGTGCTATTTCCGAACCAGCAGTTCCGGCCTTAATTCGTGTAGTTAAAGGAGGCTCAGTGGCTTCTCGTAGCGAAGCCATCATCGCATTGGGAAAAATTGGTCCTGGTGCCGCCGCTGCGGTCCCTGAACTGACAAAAATCCTACGTGGCCATTCCGTTATTCTGAAATTTAATACATTGCAAGCCTTAAGGCTCATCGGTCCCGCTTCAAAACCTGCAGCGAAACAAATTGCCACTCTCCTGGAAAGCAACAACTCTTACATCAAAGTCGCCGCTGCCTGGGCACTTTGGTCCATCGACCCAGATAATAAATCAAATTTGGATCAAGTTATCAAAGTGCTCTTGAGTAGTCTGGATATCCCCATTAACGAAGTTCGATCAGACGCTGCTGTAGCTCTGTCAGAAATTGGTGCCCCCGCTGTAAAACCGTTGCTGAATAAATTGAAATCAGAATACAAAGCCAATCATACAGATCAGTGCGAGCAAATCTGCGATGTGATTGCTCAGATGGGTGTACAAGGTGAAGCAGCGATTCCCACTCTTCTTAAGGCCTTGAAGTCAGAAAACACTGATCTCGTCTGGCGTTCAGCCCACGCGTTAGGTGCCATCAATGCGAAACCCAAAAAAGTCGTACCTGCTTTAATCACTTTGTTAAATAACACGTCACCAGAGATACGCGCTCATGCTGCACTTGCACTGGGAGATTTTGGAGCAAAAGCGAAAGCGGCTGTTCCAGAATTAATCAAACTGCTTTCCGACTCTGATCTGAATGTCAAACTTGATGCGGCTGCGGCATTGGGAGAAATCGGTCCAGATGCTTCTGCGGCCGTCCCAGAACTTTCCAAAGCGATGCAGACAGGACCGACAGCTCTGACACTAAATAGTGCCTCTGCATTGGCGGCCATCGGTGAAGCCTCTGTACCAACCTTAAAGAAACTACTTGACGATAATTCTCCTTTGAAACTTCTGGCCGCTCATGTTCTGGGCGAAATTGGAGGCTCCTCCGAATCAGCCATTCCGGCACTGCTCAAACTGATTGACTCACCAGATGCGAATCTTCGTGAAACAGCGATTATCAGTCTCGGAGATATTGGTCCGGCTGCGATCAAAGCAGAACCACAGCTTCTAAAAATTATGGAAACTGGAACTGGCAAAACCAGAAACACGGCCGTTTATGCACTCTCAAAAATTGGAAGTAAAAAAGCATTACCACTTTTCAAGAAATATGCTGCCGCTTCAGATGAAGATGAAAGATTTCGGCTCGTTTGCTCATGGGCACTGGTTAGAGCCAATCCAACTGATCCTGAAACAGTGAAAGCGGCATTACCAGGATTGATGAAAGTTCTCGCCGATGAGAACCCTGTCGTGCGTAGAGAAGCAGCCAATGCAATCTCGCTGAGTGGTCCTCTCGCAGAGTCCGCCACACCGAGTCTGAGTCAGGCACTTAAGAAAGAACAGGACCAGCGAGTCGTCGCTGAATTGATTACCGCTTTAGCAGAAATTGGTCCACCAGCCGCTTCCGCCATTCCCTTGATCACTCCTTACCTTGACTCTCGTGATCCGATTTTACGAGTCGTTGCTACTTATGCGATGGCTCGGTTTGGTAAATTGGCGAAATCAGTAGTCCCTATTATGGAAAAAGAACTCGCAAAGCATGACGAAGAGGAAAACGCCGTCACACTCTGGGCGTTAACAAAAATTGATCCCAGCCCCGCCAGGGCCAAAGCTGCCGCCCCGATTCTGACAAAACTCGTCACGGAACACCCTGATCCCAACGCGCGCCTGGAAGCGGCAATCAGTCTGGGAGAATTTGGAATCAATACCCCCAAAATCAAAGCGGCTCTGGAAACCGCAAGCAAAGATCAGGATCCTCAAGTGAAACAAGCGGCTGAAGCTGCACTCAAAAAACTGAGTAGTTAG